A single window of Nicotiana tomentosiformis chromosome 1, ASM39032v3, whole genome shotgun sequence DNA harbors:
- the LOC138906661 gene encoding agamous-like MADS-box protein AGL61, whose product MELTNIEGILQMEKNCGEALQARKRDIGHWWEAPIKELSFFQLQQWKEAMESIKKKVEREAQNQQMVTSNAFPFLTFGSTLAPIGARERFSYGSDDSFPFQNRVSRHNFGTPFANRASGSTSSVVP is encoded by the coding sequence ATGGAGCTCACGAACATTGAGGGTATTCTCCAAATGGAAAAGAATTGCGGAGAAGCCCTACAAGCAAGGAAGAGAGATATCGGTCATTGGTGGGAAGCTCCaattaaagaacttagcttttttCAACTGCAACAATGGAAGGAGGCAATGGAAAGCATAAAGAAAAAAGTTGAAAGAGAGGCACAAAACCAACAAATGGTGACTAGTAACGCATTTCCATTTCTCACCTTTGGAAGTACCTTGGCTCCTATTGGTGCTAGGGAAAGATTTTCATATGGTTCCGATGATTCTTTTCCATTTCAAAATAGGGTTTCAAGACACAATTTTGGTACGCCTTTTGCTAACAGGGCTAGTGGATCTACTTCTTCAGTAGTTCCCTAG